From a single Mycolicibacterium moriokaense genomic region:
- a CDS encoding acetyl-CoA hydrolase/transferase family protein codes for MPEELTAEQAAARLHPADTLGMPLGPGQPPAFLRALGERDDWTDLRVYGALVAVLTELFNRRGVQYRSGFFGPLERALRDSGADIEFAPADFRRFGPLLERQRPRVMTTVATPPDADGWCSLSLHAGGTIGELRRAGADSDRLLIVEVSDAYPRTFGLGEGNRHALHVDEIDVLVHSTDAPLALPGGDVPPTDVDKAIAQHAVGFIPVGATLQTGIGSIPNQIATLLAEGDGGDYGLHSEMFTDGCMHLHRAGKISNARKGQYLGKSVTTFAFGSSELYAWLDDNSDVAFLPVEIVNSPEVIAANHNMVSINGALAVDIQGQVVADTLNGDQFSGIGGAEDFVAGAGLELSDRSLICLPSTFTKDGTLQSRIVPWFGPGAVITTPRHHVDVIITEYGAAELEGKTVAERGEALAAIAHPQFRDELLAAAERAAKGRSPVG; via the coding sequence ATGCCCGAGGAGCTCACCGCCGAGCAGGCCGCTGCCCGTTTGCACCCCGCCGACACGCTGGGCATGCCGCTGGGCCCCGGTCAGCCGCCGGCGTTCCTGCGCGCCCTCGGCGAGCGCGACGACTGGACCGACCTGCGCGTATACGGCGCACTGGTCGCGGTGCTCACCGAGCTGTTTAACCGCAGGGGCGTCCAGTACCGATCTGGTTTCTTCGGCCCGCTGGAGCGGGCGTTGCGCGACAGCGGCGCCGACATCGAGTTCGCGCCCGCGGACTTTCGGCGCTTCGGGCCGCTGTTGGAGCGGCAACGACCGCGTGTGATGACGACGGTCGCGACGCCGCCCGACGCCGACGGCTGGTGCTCGCTATCGCTGCACGCCGGCGGCACGATCGGCGAATTGCGCCGCGCCGGTGCCGATTCCGATCGGCTGCTGATCGTCGAGGTCTCCGACGCCTACCCGCGTACCTTCGGGTTGGGTGAGGGCAATCGCCACGCGCTGCACGTCGACGAGATCGACGTCCTCGTGCATTCGACGGACGCCCCGCTCGCGCTGCCCGGCGGCGACGTGCCGCCCACCGACGTCGACAAGGCGATCGCGCAGCACGCCGTCGGCTTCATCCCGGTCGGCGCGACGCTGCAGACGGGGATCGGGTCGATCCCCAACCAGATCGCCACGCTGTTGGCCGAGGGCGACGGCGGCGACTACGGGCTGCACAGCGAGATGTTCACCGACGGCTGCATGCACCTGCATCGCGCGGGCAAGATCAGCAACGCACGCAAAGGGCAGTACCTCGGGAAGAGCGTGACGACGTTCGCGTTCGGCTCGTCTGAGCTGTACGCATGGCTGGACGACAACTCCGACGTGGCGTTCCTGCCGGTCGAGATCGTCAACTCGCCCGAGGTGATCGCCGCCAACCACAACATGGTGTCGATCAACGGCGCATTGGCGGTCGACATCCAGGGTCAGGTCGTCGCCGACACCCTCAACGGCGATCAGTTCAGCGGTATCGGCGGCGCCGAGGATTTCGTGGCCGGCGCCGGGCTAGAGTTGTCGGACCGCTCGCTGATCTGCCTGCCGTCGACGTTCACCAAGGACGGCACGTTGCAGTCGCGGATCGTGCCGTGGTTCGGGCCCGGTGCGGTGATCACGACGCCGCGCCACCACGTCGACGTCATCATCACCGAATACGGCGCCGCCGAGTTGGAGGGCAAGACGGTCGCCGAGCGCGGTGAGGCACTCGCGGCGATCGCGCATCCGCAGTTTCGTGACGAGTTGTTGGCCGCGGCGGAGCGGGCGGCGAAGGGTCGTTCACCGGTCGGGTGA
- the gluQRS gene encoding tRNA glutamyl-Q(34) synthetase GluQRS, which yields MNAGRFAPSPSADLHIGNLRTAVLAWLFARSTGRRFLVRVDDLDDRTFTDIANRQLDDLAAIGIIWDEEPEWQTQHADRYDAAIAQLDERGLLYECYCSRKDIAQAPRAPHAPQGAYPGTCRDLTDAERSDKRAQLNRPPALRLRTDAITYTVHDVLHGDYTGIVDDFVVRRGDGVPAYNLAVVVDDAAQGIDQVVRGDDLLPSSPRQAYLAALLGYPEPTYAHVALVLNEDGARLAKRDGAVTLAEIGVETALRQIAESLGYQANTVEDMLGQFDPAKLPRHPWIYTPH from the coding sequence GTGAATGCAGGCAGGTTCGCCCCGAGCCCGTCTGCCGATCTGCACATCGGCAATCTGCGCACGGCGGTACTGGCATGGCTGTTCGCCCGGTCGACCGGGCGGCGGTTCCTCGTGCGCGTCGACGATCTCGACGACCGGACCTTCACCGATATCGCCAACCGCCAACTCGACGATCTTGCCGCCATCGGGATCATCTGGGACGAGGAGCCCGAGTGGCAGACACAGCATGCCGACCGCTACGACGCGGCGATCGCGCAACTGGACGAACGCGGGTTGCTGTACGAATGTTATTGCAGCCGAAAGGATATCGCGCAGGCACCGCGGGCTCCGCATGCCCCGCAGGGTGCGTATCCGGGGACGTGCCGCGACCTCACCGACGCCGAACGCTCCGATAAGCGCGCCCAACTGAACCGTCCGCCCGCGCTGCGGCTGCGCACCGACGCGATCACGTACACGGTGCACGATGTGCTGCACGGCGACTACACCGGCATCGTCGACGACTTCGTGGTGCGCCGCGGCGACGGCGTACCGGCGTACAACCTGGCCGTCGTGGTCGACGACGCGGCGCAGGGCATCGACCAGGTGGTCCGGGGTGACGACCTGCTGCCGTCGTCGCCGCGGCAGGCGTACCTCGCGGCACTGCTCGGCTACCCCGAGCCGACGTATGCGCACGTCGCACTGGTGTTGAACGAAGACGGCGCGCGACTGGCCAAACGCGACGGCGCCGTCACGCTCGCCGAAATCGGCGTCGAAACCGCGCTGCGACAGATCGCCGAATCGCTTGGCTACCAAGCGAACACCGTCGAGGATATGCTGGGCCAGTTCGACCCGGCGAAGCTGCCGCGTCACCCGTGGATCTACACCCCCCATTAA
- a CDS encoding ATP-dependent DNA ligase codes for MRLPVMPPVSPMLAKPVKTIPPGASYEPKWDGFRSICFRDAVEVELGSRNERPMTRYFPELVAAARAELPTRCVVDGEIVIATAAGLDFDALQQRIHPADSRVRMLAEKTPASFIAFDLLALNDEDFTQRPFSERRAALVAALAGSGPSIHVTPATTDLPTAQRWFTEFEGAGLDGLIAKPLTITYQPDKRVMFKIKPERTADCVVAGYRVHKSGDDAIGSLLLGLYKDDGTLASVGVIGAFPMATRRQLFSELQPLVTTFDEHPWNWAAHMSGERTPRRNEGSRWNAGKDLSFVPLRPERVVEVRYDHMEGERFRHTAQFNRWRPDRDPRSCTYEQLEQPVTFSLGDIVPGLGADV; via the coding sequence ATGCGACTGCCCGTGATGCCGCCGGTCTCCCCGATGCTGGCCAAGCCGGTGAAAACGATCCCGCCGGGCGCGTCGTATGAGCCAAAGTGGGACGGCTTTCGGTCCATCTGCTTTCGCGACGCCGTCGAGGTCGAGCTGGGCAGCCGCAACGAACGCCCGATGACCCGCTACTTCCCCGAACTCGTCGCGGCCGCACGCGCCGAACTACCGACACGCTGCGTCGTCGACGGCGAAATCGTCATTGCCACCGCTGCGGGTCTGGATTTCGACGCGCTGCAACAGCGCATCCACCCGGCCGACTCACGCGTGCGGATGCTGGCCGAGAAGACGCCTGCGTCGTTCATCGCGTTCGACCTGCTGGCCCTCAACGACGAGGACTTCACGCAACGGCCGTTTTCCGAACGGCGCGCCGCGCTGGTCGCCGCGTTGGCGGGGTCAGGCCCGTCGATCCACGTCACCCCCGCGACCACTGACCTGCCCACCGCGCAGCGCTGGTTCACCGAGTTCGAGGGCGCCGGTCTCGACGGCCTGATCGCGAAGCCGTTGACGATCACGTATCAGCCCGACAAGCGCGTCATGTTCAAGATCAAGCCCGAGCGGACGGCCGACTGCGTGGTGGCGGGCTACCGGGTGCACAAGTCCGGTGACGACGCGATCGGCTCGCTGCTGCTCGGTCTCTACAAGGACGACGGCACACTCGCGTCGGTGGGTGTCATCGGTGCGTTCCCGATGGCGACCAGGCGCCAGCTTTTCAGCGAATTGCAGCCCCTGGTAACGACATTCGACGAGCACCCGTGGAACTGGGCCGCCCACATGTCGGGTGAGCGCACGCCGCGTCGCAACGAGGGCTCGCGGTGGAATGCGGGAAAGGATCTGTCGTTCGTACCGCTGCGACCCGAACGGGTCGTCGAGGTCCGCTACGACCACATGGAGGGCGAGCGGTTTCGCCACACCGCGCAGTTCAACCGCTGGCGGCCGGACCGCGACCCGCGATCGTGCACGTACGAGCAGCTCGAGCAGCCGGTCACCTTCAGTCTCGGCGATATCGTGCCCGGACTCGGCGCAGACGTGTGA
- a CDS encoding MmpS family transport accessory protein, with protein MFRLLTKAWMPLLLVVVVALGAYAVLRIRGDIGGHELTGGVAAGGGFTDPFNPKNITYEISSSTKGGPVSVDYLDENGQPHHVDATLPWSYTIVTTLPSMSANIVAQADTGVSDLRCRVVVDGQVRDDRSTDEYKPFIYCLVKSV; from the coding sequence GTGTTTCGGTTACTCACCAAGGCGTGGATGCCGCTGCTGCTGGTGGTGGTCGTCGCGCTCGGCGCTTACGCGGTACTGCGCATCCGCGGCGACATCGGGGGCCATGAGCTGACCGGAGGCGTCGCGGCGGGCGGTGGTTTCACCGATCCGTTCAATCCGAAGAACATCACCTACGAGATCTCGAGTTCGACAAAGGGCGGACCGGTCAGCGTCGACTATCTCGACGAGAACGGCCAACCGCACCACGTCGACGCCACCCTGCCGTGGTCGTACACGATCGTCACCACATTGCCGTCGATGTCGGCCAACATCGTCGCCCAGGCCGACACCGGCGTATCCGATCTGCGGTGTCGCGTCGTCGTCGACGGTCAGGTGCGCGACGACCGCAGCACCGACGAGTACAAGCCGTTCATCTACTGCCTGGTGAAATCCGTATGA
- a CDS encoding MMPL/RND family transporter yields the protein MSEPHSTPRRAIVPRLIRTLSIPIIIGWVALAAVLAVVSPPLDTVADEHSVSMSPKNSVAFQGMMNIGKVFKEFDTDSTAMVVIEGQDKLGDSAHEYYNQILAKLRADHEHVQFAQDFWGDPLTAAGVQSPDAKAAYVQVFLTGAQGTTPSHESVAAVREIVDSVPAPPGVQAHVAGNAVLVADTSIAGHKSLAVMALVSIGVILVMLLIVYRSIATAIIALVMVGIELFAAQGVTATAGNLNIIGLTPYAVSMVTMLVIAAGTDYVIFLLGRYQEARSRGLDRVEAYYDAYHGVWHVILGSGLTIAGACMCLTFTTLPYFTSMALPCAISLLVVVAAALTLAPAILVVGSRFGLLDPKRALATRGWRKVGTVVVRWPKPVIVATSIVAVVGFAALMTYVPQYNDDKFTPADLPSNIAMAVAQQHFSKARMNPELLMLEADHDLRNPADMLIIDRVAKSVFHLRGIERVQTITRPLGAPIEHSSIPFQIAMQNSATLQTAKYNNDNTAQMLEQADELSKTIANMQRMYEITKQIVGVTHDMTARTHDMVDTTNELRDHIANFDDFFRPIRNYFYWEPHCYDIPICFSLRSLFDSLDGIDQLAGKLEGLAGDIDQLDVLMPQMLEVLPPTIASMKTMRDFMLATHSTMAGIQKQMQEAAEGSTMMGNYFDQAKNDDSFYLPPEVFQNPDFERGLKMFVSPDGKAVRMIITHQGDPASVDGIEHVEGIRDAVADAVKGTPMENAKVSLAGTASLYADMQNGVKTDLLIACIASMILIFAIMLLITRSVVAALVIVGTVAASLGTACGLSVLLWQDILGLGVQWIVIPLSVVILLAVGSDYNLLVVSRLREEIHAGLNTGIIRALGATGRVVTAAGLVFAFTMMSMIVSDLRVVGQLGMTIGIGLLVDTLIVRSFMTPSIAAALGRWFWWPLNTFRILDRYRRTDERQADTAPITESAMQ from the coding sequence ATGAGCGAACCGCATTCCACGCCCCGACGCGCGATCGTCCCGCGTCTCATCCGGACGCTGTCGATACCGATCATCATCGGCTGGGTCGCTCTTGCCGCCGTGCTCGCCGTTGTCTCGCCACCGCTCGACACCGTCGCCGACGAACATTCCGTGTCGATGAGCCCGAAGAACTCCGTGGCGTTCCAAGGAATGATGAACATCGGCAAGGTGTTTAAAGAATTCGACACCGACTCAACGGCCATGGTCGTGATCGAGGGTCAAGACAAGCTCGGCGACAGCGCCCACGAGTACTACAACCAGATCCTGGCGAAACTGCGGGCCGATCACGAACACGTGCAGTTCGCGCAGGATTTCTGGGGTGACCCGCTGACCGCCGCCGGCGTGCAGAGCCCCGACGCCAAGGCCGCATACGTTCAGGTGTTCCTGACCGGCGCGCAGGGCACCACGCCCAGCCACGAGTCGGTGGCCGCGGTGCGGGAGATCGTCGATTCGGTGCCTGCGCCCCCGGGGGTACAAGCCCACGTCGCCGGCAACGCCGTCCTCGTCGCCGACACGAGCATCGCGGGGCACAAGAGCCTGGCGGTGATGGCGCTCGTCTCGATCGGCGTCATCCTGGTCATGTTGCTCATCGTCTACCGCTCGATCGCCACCGCGATCATCGCGTTGGTGATGGTGGGTATCGAACTCTTTGCCGCGCAGGGGGTTACCGCGACAGCGGGCAACTTGAACATCATCGGGCTCACGCCGTATGCGGTCAGCATGGTGACGATGCTCGTCATCGCCGCCGGCACGGACTACGTCATCTTCCTGCTCGGCCGGTATCAGGAGGCCAGGTCAAGGGGACTCGATCGGGTGGAGGCCTACTACGACGCGTACCACGGCGTGTGGCATGTCATCCTGGGTTCGGGATTGACGATCGCCGGTGCATGTATGTGCCTGACGTTCACCACGCTGCCGTACTTCACCAGTATGGCGTTGCCTTGCGCGATCTCGTTACTGGTGGTTGTGGCTGCGGCGCTCACGTTGGCGCCCGCCATTCTGGTCGTCGGTTCCCGATTCGGTCTGCTCGATCCCAAACGTGCGCTGGCGACGCGCGGTTGGCGCAAAGTCGGCACGGTGGTGGTCCGGTGGCCCAAGCCGGTCATCGTTGCGACGTCGATCGTCGCGGTCGTCGGGTTCGCCGCTCTGATGACGTATGTGCCGCAGTACAACGACGACAAGTTCACACCGGCCGATCTACCGTCCAACATCGCCATGGCCGTCGCCCAGCAGCACTTCTCGAAGGCGCGGATGAACCCCGAACTGCTGATGCTGGAGGCCGATCACGATCTGCGCAATCCGGCGGACATGCTCATCATCGACCGAGTTGCCAAGAGCGTCTTCCACCTTCGCGGCATCGAGCGGGTGCAGACCATCACCCGTCCCCTGGGAGCGCCGATAGAGCACAGTTCCATTCCGTTCCAGATCGCGATGCAGAACTCGGCAACTCTGCAAACGGCCAAGTACAACAACGACAACACCGCACAGATGCTCGAACAGGCCGATGAGCTGAGTAAGACCATCGCCAACATGCAGCGGATGTACGAGATCACCAAACAGATCGTGGGGGTGACCCATGATATGACGGCGCGGACCCACGACATGGTGGACACCACCAACGAATTGCGCGACCACATCGCGAATTTCGACGATTTCTTCCGCCCGATACGCAACTACTTCTACTGGGAACCGCACTGCTACGACATCCCGATCTGCTTTTCGTTGCGCTCACTGTTCGACTCACTCGACGGCATCGACCAACTGGCGGGCAAGCTCGAGGGACTCGCCGGTGACATCGACCAACTCGACGTGCTGATGCCGCAGATGCTCGAGGTGTTGCCGCCCACGATCGCGTCCATGAAGACCATGCGCGACTTCATGTTGGCGACCCACAGCACCATGGCAGGCATCCAGAAGCAGATGCAGGAGGCCGCCGAGGGCTCGACGATGATGGGCAACTACTTCGATCAGGCCAAGAACGACGATTCGTTCTACCTGCCGCCGGAAGTGTTCCAAAACCCCGACTTCGAACGCGGTTTGAAGATGTTCGTGTCTCCCGACGGCAAGGCCGTTCGGATGATCATCACGCATCAGGGGGATCCCGCCTCGGTCGACGGGATCGAACACGTCGAAGGCATCAGGGACGCCGTGGCCGACGCGGTCAAAGGCACTCCGATGGAGAACGCGAAGGTGTCGCTTGCGGGAACCGCGTCGCTCTATGCCGATATGCAGAACGGTGTGAAAACCGACCTGCTCATCGCCTGCATCGCGTCGATGATCCTGATCTTTGCGATCATGTTGTTGATCACTCGCAGCGTGGTTGCCGCGTTGGTGATCGTGGGGACGGTCGCGGCCTCGTTGGGCACCGCATGCGGTCTTTCCGTCCTGCTCTGGCAGGACATTCTGGGGCTCGGGGTGCAGTGGATCGTCATCCCGCTGTCGGTAGTGATTCTGCTGGCGGTCGGCTCCGACTACAACCTGCTGGTGGTGTCGCGGCTCCGAGAGGAGATCCACGCGGGGCTGAACACCGGCATCATTCGCGCCTTGGGTGCCACCGGCCGCGTGGTGACCGCTGCGGGGCTGGTCTTCGCGTTCACCATGATGTCGATGATCGTGTCCGATCTGCGGGTGGTGGGCCAGTTGGGTATGACGATCGGCATCGGGCTTCTCGTCGACACCCTGATCGTTAGGTCCTTCATGACGCCCTCGATCGCGGCGGCGCTCGGCCGCTGGTTCTGGTGGCCGCTGAACACCTTCCGGATCCTCGATCGGTATCGCCGAACGGACGAGCGGCAGGCGGATACCGCACCGATCACCGAATCGGCGATGCAGTGA
- a CDS encoding TetR/AcrR family transcriptional regulator, with product MSESKLRRRTDGRLDRSRDPAILDAALACLTEKGYDATNMNDVAERAGVGKAAIYRRWSSKAALMADALVYWRPDLLDNSAPDTGSLRGDFDELVERVKRNDESLVTNDLILRVAVEAANDPELASALDHLMLLRGPRVISAILRQAQARGEIAAEKDLALIADVATAMSLLRVIRGQRVDSAYVRQVIDTLVLPAVED from the coding sequence ATGTCGGAATCGAAACTGCGGCGGCGCACGGACGGCCGGTTGGACCGGTCGCGCGACCCCGCGATCCTCGATGCCGCCCTGGCCTGCCTGACGGAGAAGGGTTACGACGCCACCAACATGAACGACGTGGCCGAGCGCGCGGGGGTCGGAAAGGCGGCGATCTATCGGCGTTGGTCGTCGAAGGCGGCCTTGATGGCCGACGCCCTGGTCTATTGGCGGCCCGATCTGCTCGACAACAGCGCTCCCGACACCGGAAGCCTGCGTGGGGATTTCGACGAGCTCGTCGAGCGTGTGAAACGCAACGACGAATCCCTCGTGACGAACGACCTGATCCTGCGCGTCGCGGTCGAGGCCGCCAACGATCCGGAACTGGCGTCCGCGCTGGATCACCTGATGCTGTTGCGGGGGCCGCGCGTCATCTCGGCGATCCTGCGTCAAGCCCAGGCCCGCGGCGAGATCGCCGCCGAGAAGGACTTGGCCTTGATCGCCGACGTCGCCACCGCGATGAGCCTGCTGCGGGTGATCCGGGGGCAACGGGTCGATTCCGCATACGTGCGGCAGGTGATCGACACGTTGGTGCTGCCCGCCGTCGAGGACTGA
- a CDS encoding GMC family oxidoreductase: MTRYDYIIAGAGSAGCVLANRLSKDPGISVLLLEAGGPDRSPWLHIPKGSGKLFDSEKFMWHYETTPFGPKPHVEQWMRGKVIGGSSSINGMIYNRGNRADYDGLERLGNKGWGWDDILPIFKTFEDNEFGATASRGVGGPLHVSVPRDPDPLCEEMIEAATGIGLSRVQDINESDEARIGYATSTIRDGRRVSAATAFLKPALRRPNLEVRTGVTARRVVFDDDRAVGFEVATGEGTEEIRATREVIIALGSLNSPRLLQLSGIGPHEVLTRAGVPVRLERENVGRRMREHRCATLRYRLKEDLGYNKRLATSLGQALTGMKYLATRKGPLAAPSFDVVGFVKAQPGAERPGGQVMMGPWTLPPYNTGEPVVIEREPGISCLGMVLRPTSQGFVEITSADPAGPLRITPNYLQTADDRAATANLLRTMRSIFDQSPIAERISHETYPGPEVSSDEELVDAALDGGYCGYHAVGTCAMGPNEDDVVDSQLRVRGVDGLRVVDCSVMPTMVAGNLNGPVMAMAWRAADFILHGR, encoded by the coding sequence GTGACGCGCTACGACTACATCATCGCCGGGGCCGGATCGGCAGGCTGCGTGTTGGCGAACCGCTTGTCGAAGGACCCGGGGATCAGCGTGCTGCTGCTCGAGGCGGGCGGTCCCGACCGCAGCCCGTGGCTGCACATCCCCAAAGGGTCGGGAAAGCTGTTCGACAGCGAGAAGTTCATGTGGCACTACGAGACGACGCCGTTCGGCCCCAAACCCCATGTCGAGCAGTGGATGCGCGGCAAGGTGATCGGGGGCTCGAGCTCGATCAACGGGATGATCTACAACCGCGGTAACCGCGCGGACTACGACGGCCTCGAGCGTCTCGGCAACAAGGGATGGGGCTGGGACGACATCCTGCCGATCTTCAAGACCTTCGAGGACAACGAGTTCGGGGCAACCGCCAGCCGCGGTGTCGGCGGCCCGCTGCACGTTTCCGTACCGCGCGACCCGGACCCCTTGTGCGAGGAGATGATCGAGGCCGCGACCGGCATTGGGCTGAGCCGGGTGCAGGACATAAACGAGTCCGACGAGGCGCGGATCGGCTATGCCACCTCAACGATCCGCGACGGACGTCGCGTCAGCGCGGCCACCGCATTTCTCAAACCCGCACTGCGTCGGCCCAATCTGGAGGTTCGCACCGGAGTCACCGCGCGGCGGGTGGTGTTCGACGACGACCGCGCGGTGGGCTTCGAAGTGGCGACCGGCGAGGGCACCGAAGAGATCAGGGCCACCCGCGAGGTGATCATCGCCCTCGGCAGCCTGAACTCGCCACGGCTGCTGCAGCTTTCGGGTATCGGCCCACATGAGGTGCTGACCCGCGCCGGCGTGCCCGTACGCCTCGAACGGGAGAACGTCGGCCGCAGGATGCGTGAACATCGCTGCGCCACTTTGCGGTATCGCTTGAAAGAGGACCTGGGCTACAACAAGCGCCTGGCCACCAGCCTGGGGCAGGCCCTCACCGGCATGAAGTACCTCGCCACTCGCAAGGGTCCGCTCGCGGCGCCGTCCTTCGACGTCGTCGGCTTCGTCAAGGCGCAACCGGGTGCCGAACGGCCGGGCGGGCAGGTCATGATGGGACCTTGGACGCTACCGCCGTACAACACCGGCGAGCCGGTCGTCATCGAGCGGGAACCGGGGATCTCCTGCCTGGGCATGGTGCTGCGCCCCACCTCGCAGGGGTTTGTCGAGATCACCTCCGCGGATCCGGCCGGTCCCCTGCGTATCACCCCGAACTACTTGCAGACCGCGGACGACCGCGCGGCGACGGCGAACCTGCTGCGCACGATGCGGTCGATCTTCGACCAGTCGCCGATCGCCGAACGGATAAGCCACGAAACGTATCCCGGACCCGAGGTGAGCAGTGATGAGGAGCTGGTGGACGCGGCGCTCGACGGCGGCTACTGCGGCTATCACGCCGTTGGCACGTGCGCCATGGGCCCGAATGAGGACGACGTCGTCGACAGCCAGTTGCGTGTGAGGGGAGTCGACGGATTACGCGTGGTGGACTGCTCGGTGATGCCGACCATGGTCGCGGGGAACCTCAACGGACCGGTGATGGCGATGGCTTGGCGCGCAGCGGATTTCATACTGCACGGGCGCTAG
- a CDS encoding aspartate aminotransferase family protein: MSFSNIMDSNSYSAGSGGDPLIADRERVLGPAYRLFYDRPVHLVRGQGSHLFDADGERYLDAYNNVASVGHCHPHVVEAVSRQMATLNTHTRYLHRGIVEYSERLLATMPDEVDRVMYACTGSEANDLALRVAEMRSGATGVIITRDAYHGNTALVTAISPSLGGATIIGPNVRIVDPPDTYRIPADQLATRFAADVARAADDLTASGYGVSALIVDTVFSSDGIYTDTSALGPAVAELRARGGVFIADEVQPGFARTGDAMWGFDRHGVVPDIVTTGKPMGNGIPIAAMAARADVLEPFAVGVAYFNTFGGNPVSIAAASAVLDVIENEGLMANAATVGQALRTHLAEIDDPRLGDVRGAGLYVGVEIVADPETKTPDREQARRLVNALRERRVLISVCGHDGNVLKIRPPLVFSMSDVDWFVTEFTAALGI; this comes from the coding sequence GTGAGCTTCTCGAACATCATGGACTCCAACAGCTACTCGGCGGGGTCGGGTGGTGATCCGCTGATCGCCGACCGTGAACGGGTCCTCGGCCCCGCCTACCGGCTGTTCTACGACCGTCCGGTGCACCTGGTCCGTGGGCAGGGCAGCCATCTGTTCGACGCCGACGGCGAGCGCTATCTCGACGCCTACAACAACGTGGCCAGCGTCGGGCACTGCCATCCGCACGTGGTGGAGGCGGTGTCGCGGCAGATGGCGACGCTGAACACGCACACCCGTTACCTGCACCGCGGCATCGTCGAGTACTCCGAGCGGCTGCTGGCCACGATGCCCGACGAAGTGGATCGGGTCATGTACGCCTGCACCGGGTCCGAAGCGAACGACCTGGCGCTACGCGTTGCCGAGATGCGTTCCGGTGCAACGGGTGTCATCATCACCCGCGACGCCTACCACGGCAACACGGCACTGGTGACCGCGATCTCGCCGTCGCTCGGCGGTGCGACCATCATCGGGCCCAATGTGCGGATCGTCGACCCACCCGATACCTACCGCATACCCGCGGACCAACTCGCCACCCGCTTCGCGGCGGACGTGGCGCGAGCCGCCGACGATCTGACGGCGTCCGGCTACGGTGTCAGTGCCCTGATCGTGGACACCGTCTTCTCGTCCGACGGCATCTACACCGACACCTCGGCGCTCGGACCCGCCGTCGCCGAACTGCGCGCCCGCGGCGGGGTGTTCATCGCCGACGAGGTGCAGCCTGGATTCGCGCGCACGGGTGACGCGATGTGGGGTTTCGACCGCCACGGCGTCGTGCCCGACATCGTGACCACGGGCAAGCCGATGGGTAATGGCATCCCGATCGCCGCGATGGCCGCGCGTGCGGACGTGCTCGAACCGTTCGCGGTGGGTGTCGCGTACTTCAACACCTTCGGCGGCAACCCGGTGTCGATCGCCGCGGCGTCGGCGGTTCTCGACGTGATCGAAAACGAGGGGTTGATGGCCAACGCCGCGACCGTGGGGCAAGCCCTGCGGACGCATTTGGCGGAAATCGACGATCCCCGGTTGGGCGACGTCCGCGGCGCGGGCCTCTACGTGGGCGTCGAGATCGTCGCCGATCCCGAGACGAAGACGCCCGACCGCGAGCAGGCCCGTCGGCTCGTCAACGCGCTGCGGGAGCGGCGTGTGCTGATCTCGGTGTGCGGCCACGACGGCAATGTCCTGAAGATCCGTCCACCGCTGGTGTTTTCGATGTCCGACGTCGACTGGTTTGTCACCGAATTCACGGCCGCCCTCGGCATCTAG